The genomic segment GCATGTTCCACACCACCGATATACAAATCTACCGGCACGTTCTTCGAGGCAGCTTCATAGTTGAATGGCAGCTGACTGTTTTTGGAGTCGAGGTATCTGAAATAGTACCAAGAGCTATCCATGAATGTATCCATAGTATCTGTTTCCCTTTTTGCAGGTTGTCCACAGGAGGGACAATCCACATTGACAAACTCGGAGATTTGTGAAAGAGGATTTCCTCTAGATTTTAACCCAGTTACATTAGGTAATAGAACTGGAAGATCTTTTTCAGGAACAGGGACGGTACCACAGTGATCACAATGTATGATAGGAATCGGCGCACCCCAATACCTTTGTCTACTAATCAACCAGTCTCTTAGCCTATACTGAATCTTCTGACTACccaatttatccttttgtaatttttccGTGATCTTAATACGTGCATCCTCAGTAGACATCCCTTTGAATTCACCTGTTAATTCACTCATCAAGGCATCCTTAGCGGTAAAAGGTAATTCCAATGAACCAGCATTCTTGTCAATTGGTTCCACACATGGGAACACTGGTGTTTCCGGCTGATTTTCACACCAAAATGCGTAATCTCTTTCATCATGGGCCGGACATCCCATAACTGCACCATGTCCGTAGCCGCCAAAGACGTAAGGAGCCACATAGACTGGAATATCCGATCCAGTTATTGGATTTTGCGCCTTTATCTGGTAAAGCAAGTACCCTTCTTTAGAATCTTCTGGCAATTTCTCAGCtctcttgatgaattcttgtaaagattCATCTTGAAGGGCAtacttcttcaccaatgGATGGTCTGTTGCCAAAGCCAAGTACTGAGCACTAAATATCGTTTCAGCTCTAGTGGTGAAGACTGCTATTTCTTCCGAATTTTCGTAATTGACCTTGAAAACTACTTCTGATCCATGGGACTCACcaatccaattcctttgcaTCGATTTAACCTTTGATGGCCAGTCTTTCAGATACTTAAGATCGTGGTTCAGCTCAGGAGCAAATTTAGTTATACCCAAGAACCACTGACTTAACAATCGCTTCTCCACAACGGCACCAGACCTCCATGAACATCCATTGCTATCCACTTGTTCATTGGCTAAAACTGTTTTGTCAACAGGATCCCAGTTAATTTCAGCTTCCTTACGGTATGCCAATCCATGTTCAAATAActtcaaaaaaattagcTGAGTAAATTTGTAGTATTCAGGATCACAAGTAGCAATTTCTCTATCCCAATCAAAATTCGCTAACATATCGTTCATCTGCATTTTCATCTTGCTAATATTATCTTTTGTCCAAACAGATGGATCAATTCCCCGATCAATAGCGGCATTCTCAGCAGGAAGACCAAATGCATCCCACCCCATAGGGTGTATAACTTTGTACCCATTTTGTTTGTAAAACCTGTTTAACGAATCACTAATCACATACACTCGAAGATGACCCATGTGCAATGCACCTGATGGATATGGAAACTGTGACAAGATgtaaatattcttttttgaGTTCTTATCACCATCATTTGCATCCTCTAAAGACATTATTCCTTGAGAAGTCCTTGACTTCCATTTCTGCCCCAATTGACCCAGATTCACGGTAGCTGCACGGCAGGCTTTCGAACCAGAGTAATGTCGACCTGTTAATTTGATTGGAAACCGCCTCATAAAAGCTAGAATGGATCTTCTTGGCCCTTTTCGCCTTGGAAGTTAGGACTTTCCTGCTTTTTCGATTCTTCACAATGATTATCATCACTTTTTAACAGGGCATCGCGATGGTAGACCTGATATCAaaacatatatatacatatacacATCGAAATAAAAAAACGCGACTCAAATACCAACAAGAAGAGGGGATACCATTTAGATTGTGATATTTAAGAGTGTGTAAACTTTGATACTGGACTCTAAATATCCTTGATACCCTTTCCCCCATGGAAATATGACTTCTACAGTATCTACAACAAATAAGAGGACTTTTGACAGCCtcaataataatggtaacGGTAGTGATATACTTTCTCTTCCCCATGACAATGAAACCTCAAACAGATCGAAAAGGAGACATTACATGGTTGCTCCCATGACACAATTTCCGGATACTATGGATACATCTCAGCAAGATTCTCAAGGAAATTTAGTGGAACTTTCACCGGCTGGATACATTAAAAAAGTGgttctttggaattttatGTGTCATGAACAttttgaattggaattagGTCCTCGACTAAATTTTATCGTAGGTAATAATGGTAGTGGTAAAAGTGCTATTCTTACTGCTATTACCGTTGGATTAGGAGCAAGAGCCATGGATACAAACAGAGGGAATTCTCTGAAAGACCTTATAAGAGAAGGTTGCCACTCTACCAAA from the Zygosaccharomyces rouxii strain CBS732 chromosome B complete sequence genome contains:
- the NAM2 gene encoding leucine--tRNA ligase NAM2 (similar to uniprot|P11325 Saccharomyces cerevisiae YLR382C NAM2 Mitochondrial leucyl-tRNA synthetase also has a direct role in splicing of several mitochondrial group I introns indirectly required for mitochondrial genome maintenance); translation: MRRFPIKLTGRHYSGSKACRAATVNLGQLGQKWKSRTSQGIMSLEDANDGDKNSKKNIYILSQFPYPSGALHMGHLRVYVISDSLNRFYKQNGYKVIHPMGWDAFGLPAENAAIDRGIDPSVWTKDNISKMKMQMNDMLANFDWDREIATCDPEYYKFTQLIFLKLFEHGLAYRKEAEINWDPVDKTVLANEQVDSNGCSWRSGAVVEKRLLSQWFLGITKFAPELNHDLKYLKDWPSKVKSMQRNWIGESHGSEVVFKVNYENSEEIAVFTTRAETIFSAQYLALATDHPLVKKYALQDESLQEFIKRAEKLPEDSKEGYLLYQIKAQNPITGSDIPVYVAPYVFGGYGHGAVMGCPAHDERDYAFWCENQPETPVFPCVEPIDKNAGSLELPFTAKDALMSELTGEFKGMSTEDARIKITEKLQKDKLGSQKIQYRLRDWLISRQRYWGAPIPIIHCDHCGTVPVPEKDLPVLLPNVTGLKSRGNPLSQISEFVNVDCPSCGQPAKRETDTMDTFMDSSWYYFRYLDSKNSQLPFNYEAASKNVPVDLYIGGVEHAILHLLYSRFIAKFLGSIGMWDGSSHKCEPFGRLITQGMVQGETYVNPDNGKFMKPDELETNPGKKIVIKATGKQPKVSYEKMSKSKYNGVDPKDCINKYGPDAIRAHILFQAPVSDILNWDETKIVGIERWIQKILNISTTLAGRNKYGENLKTPSNLTDSEVKFHNEIQRLLQNLTDSFGKNVSLNTVISDYMKFTNALETAIKKKLINDELALCNLKKLINVIYPVVPSISEEAREILNKGQSWHWESYSWPEPEAQVESSTMNFQIIVNGKMKFMYNTRKDFLDIGSEKVITELLSLPEGEKHLAKADIKKVILKKNIISFITLK